In Pirellulales bacterium, the genomic stretch TGCAGCAATTATCTCATCGGCGCCGTGCAAAAATATGGTGTTTTGCAGGGCGCCGTCAAAGGTGTATGCCGCATTGGCCGCTGCCATCCCTGGCACGCCGGCGGCTACGATCCGCCATAAGTCCCCCCTTCCACCTTCCCCCTTCCCCATTCCCCATTCCGCATTCCGCATTCCGCCTTCTGCCTTCTGCCTTCTGCCTTCTGCCTTCTTCCTTCTGCCTTCCTAGCCCGCTGCTGGCGGCAAATAATCGCCCCCGTTATGCTTAACAATTTCCAAACAATTCGCTCCTTCTAATCGCCGTACCGTTCACGCCAGGGGGAAACTCATCATGCCGCTGCTCGTTAAGAATGCCGAAATCATCACCGCCGATCAACGTTACAAGGCCGACATCTGGTGCGCCGGCGAAACCATTTCCGCCATCGGTCCCAATCTGCCCGCCCCGCCCGGCGCCGAAATCATCGACGCCGCCGGCAAATACGTCTTCCCCGGGTTCATCGATCCCCATGTCCATATCTATCTCCCCTTCATGGGCACGTTCGCCAAGGACAACTACGAAACCGCCAGCCGCGCGGCTTTGGTCGGCGGCACCACCAGCCTCATCGAAATGGTCTGTCCCGCGCGCAACGACGACCCAGTGGAATCCTACGAATTGTGGAAATCCAAAGCCGCCGGCCGGTCAGCCTGCGATTACACTTTCCATTTCGGCGTCAGTCGCTTCAATGAAAAAACCC encodes the following:
- the yidD gene encoding membrane protein insertion efficiency factor YidD, which produces MQFLWETLVHLPAWTLILLVRVYQWTLSPLVGRQCRFQPTCSNYLIGAVQKYGVLQGAVKGVCRIGRCHPWHAGGYDPP